Proteins encoded together in one Lathyrus oleraceus cultivar Zhongwan6 chromosome 5, CAAS_Psat_ZW6_1.0, whole genome shotgun sequence window:
- the LOC127086060 gene encoding mitochondrial intermediate peptidase, mitochondrial isoform X4, translating into MLSEETQRGIKSLRVDMERGGIHLCPEKLDRVNKLDIEISHLCRKYNENIIIDPGTVDIYPSSRFPKNLHHLVKPIYKSKPSLTKDLLGSKDTLKEKGFRITTDSRTLDSVLQLSSDDEIRKMVYIRGNSVPHANVDVLQRLISARHEQAQIMGCGSYAELAVKPNLASSPKVVMSFLLEMSKMVQEKSTEELKLLSKFKREKCGQAGGDIRPWDEAYYTTMMKSSVYKLDSSVVASYFSLSNCIEGLKVLVKSLFGVICHKIPLAPGESWDPQVLKLCLHHPNEGDLGYLYLDLYSRKGKYPGCAHFAIKGGRRISQTEYQLPIVALVCNFSGSRNPSAVRLNHWEVETLFHEFGHALHSLLSRTDYQHFSGTRTVLDFAEIPSNLFEYYAWDYRVLKTFAKHYSTGDEIPQKLVESMLGAQNMFAATGLQRQIFYALVDQTLFGEQPLPLGGSSSVVAELKRQHTNLEHVDGTHWESRFSHLLNYGAGYYSYLYAKCFAATIWKKVCKEDPLSPIAGSALRTKFLQHGGARDPSAILNDLVPDGICKYYDGGIIPDISSLCEEMEEHQ; encoded by the exons ATGCTTTCTGAGGAAACTCAGAGGGGAATTAAAAGTTTACGAGTTGACATGGAAAGGGGCGGAATTCATCTTTGCCCTG AAAAATTAGATCGAGTAAACAAGCTAGATATTGAAATTTCTCATCTCTGCAGAAA GTACAATGAAAATATTATCATCGACCCAGGAACTGTTGATATATACCCTTCATCTCGCTTCCCCAAAAACTTGCATCATCTTGTCAAGCCTATCTATAAATCAAAACCTTCACTAACTAAGGATTTATTAGGGTCCAAGGACACCCTTAAAGAGAAAGGATTTCGAATTACAACAGATTCACGAACTCTTGATTCTGTGCTGCAGTTGTCGTCAGATGATGAG ATAAGGAAAATGGTATATATACGAGGAAATTCTGTTCCACATGCAAATGTTGATGTCCTACAAAGGCTTATATCTGCTCGTCACGAGCAAGCTCAG ATAATGGGGTGTGGCTCTTATGCCGAACTTGCTGTTAAGCCCAATTTGGCTTCATCGCCGAAAGTTGTAATGTCATTTTTACTTGAAATGAGCAAGATGGTTCAGGAAAAGTCTACAGAG GAGCTCAAGCTACTTTCAAAATTCAAGAGAGAGAAATGCGGTCAGGCTGGTGGAGATATAAGGCCGTGGGATGAAGCCTATTACACGACAATGATGAAATCTTCTGTTTATAAATTGGATTCTTCG GTCGTAGCATCATATTTTTCTTTGTCAAACTGCATTGAGGGTTTGAAGGTTCTAGTGAAGTCGTTGTTTGGTGTTATCTGTCACAAAATCCCTCTTGCACCTGGTGAATCTTGGGATCCACAAGTGCTTAAACTGTGTCTTCATCATCCTAACGAG GGTGACTTAGGATATCTCTATCTTGATTTGTACTCAAGAAAGGGAAAGTATCCTGGTTGTGCTCATTTTGCAATTAAAGGGGGTCGCAGGATTTCTCAAACAGAATACCAACTTCCT ATTGTAGCTCTTGTTTGTAATTTTTCAGGTTCACGGAATCCGTCAGCGGTAAGGCTTAATCATTGGGAAGTGGAAACCTTATTTCATGAGTTTGGACACGCTCTTCATTCACTGCTTTCAAGAACG GACTACCAACATTTTTCAGGCACAAGAACGGTTCTAGATTTTGCAGAAATACCATCCAACCTCTTTGA ATATTATGCATGGGATTATCGAGTTTTGAAAACATTTGCTAAACACTATTCAACCGGTGATGAAATCCCTCAGAAGCTGGTCGAGTCAATGCTGGGTGCCCAAAATATGTTTGCTGCAACTGGTCTGCAACGTCAG ATCTTCTATGCCCTAGTTGACCAGACACTCTTTGGGGAGCAGCCACTCCCTCTCGGTGGTAGTAGTTCTGTTGTTGCTGAACTGAAAAGACAACATACAAATCTGGAACATGTAGACGGCACACATTGGGAGTCCCGATTTAGTCATCTTCTTAATTATGGTGCAG GGTATTATAGCTACTTGTATGCCAAATGTTTTGCTGCAACCATATGGAAGAAGGTTTGCAAGGAGGATCCGCTATCCCCAATTGCAGGCAGTGCTTTAAGAACAAAATTCTTACAGCATGGAGGAGCCAGAGACCCATCTGCTATATTAAATGATCTAGTACCTGATGGTATATGTAAGTATTATGATGGAGGGATAATCCCTGATATTTCAAGTCTGTGTGAGGAAATGGAAGAGCATCAGTAG
- the LOC127086060 gene encoding mitochondrial intermediate peptidase, mitochondrial isoform X1, protein MLRRTLALTVARNKTVQIFRHNLPLLRRRRNFSTTGLYGIPHLKSPNGFQSFVDEAIQRSGELVSYISTKPSASEIMRAMDEISDTVCSVVDSAELCRQTHPNREFVEEADKASMKINEYLHYLNTSHDIYDAVKKAELECHMLSEETQRGIKSLRVDMERGGIHLCPEKLDRVNKLDIEISHLCRKYNENIIIDPGTVDIYPSSRFPKNLHHLVKPIYKSKPSLTKDLLGSKDTLKEKGFRITTDSRTLDSVLQLSSDDEIRKMVYIRGNSVPHANVDVLQRLISARHEQAQIMGCGSYAELAVKPNLASSPKVVMSFLLEMSKMVQEKSTEELKLLSKFKREKCGQAGGDIRPWDEAYYTTMMKSSVYKLDSSVVASYFSLSNCIEGLKVLVKSLFGVICHKIPLAPGESWDPQVLKLCLHHPNEGDLGYLYLDLYSRKGKYPGCAHFAIKGGRRISQTEYQLPIVALVCNFSGSRNPSAVRLNHWEVETLFHEFGHALHSLLSRTDYQHFSGTRTVLDFAEIPSNLFEYYAWDYRVLKTFAKHYSTGDEIPQKLVESMLGAQNMFAATGLQRQIFYALVDQTLFGEQPLPLGGSSSVVAELKRQHTNLEHVDGTHWESRFSHLLNYGAGYYSYLYAKCFAATIWKKVCKEDPLSPIAGSALRTKFLQHGGARDPSAILNDLVPDGICKYYDGGIIPDISSLCEEMEEHQ, encoded by the exons ATGTTGCGGAGAACTCTAGCTCTCACGGTTGCTCGGAACAAAACCGTCCAAATTTTCCGGCACAATCTCCCTCTCCTCCGCCGCCGCCGCAACTTCTCCACTACAGGTCTCTACGGTATACCTCATTTGAAATCGCCAAATGGATTCCAATCTTTCGTAGATGAAGCCATTCAAAG GTCTGGAGAACTCGTTAGTTACATTTCTACCAAACCCTCAGCTTCCGAAATCATGCGAGCAATGGATGAGATCTCTGACACC GTTTGTTCTGTTGTTGATTCGGCTGAATTGTGTAGGCAAACCCATCCAAACAg GGAGTTTGTTGAGGAGGCTGACAAGGCATCAATGAAAATTAATGAATATCTACAT TATCTGAACACAAGTCATGATATCTATGATGCGGTGAAGAAAGCCGAGCTAGAATGTCATATGCTTTCTGAGGAAACTCAGAGGGGAATTAAAAGTTTACGAGTTGACATGGAAAGGGGCGGAATTCATCTTTGCCCTG AAAAATTAGATCGAGTAAACAAGCTAGATATTGAAATTTCTCATCTCTGCAGAAA GTACAATGAAAATATTATCATCGACCCAGGAACTGTTGATATATACCCTTCATCTCGCTTCCCCAAAAACTTGCATCATCTTGTCAAGCCTATCTATAAATCAAAACCTTCACTAACTAAGGATTTATTAGGGTCCAAGGACACCCTTAAAGAGAAAGGATTTCGAATTACAACAGATTCACGAACTCTTGATTCTGTGCTGCAGTTGTCGTCAGATGATGAG ATAAGGAAAATGGTATATATACGAGGAAATTCTGTTCCACATGCAAATGTTGATGTCCTACAAAGGCTTATATCTGCTCGTCACGAGCAAGCTCAG ATAATGGGGTGTGGCTCTTATGCCGAACTTGCTGTTAAGCCCAATTTGGCTTCATCGCCGAAAGTTGTAATGTCATTTTTACTTGAAATGAGCAAGATGGTTCAGGAAAAGTCTACAGAG GAGCTCAAGCTACTTTCAAAATTCAAGAGAGAGAAATGCGGTCAGGCTGGTGGAGATATAAGGCCGTGGGATGAAGCCTATTACACGACAATGATGAAATCTTCTGTTTATAAATTGGATTCTTCG GTCGTAGCATCATATTTTTCTTTGTCAAACTGCATTGAGGGTTTGAAGGTTCTAGTGAAGTCGTTGTTTGGTGTTATCTGTCACAAAATCCCTCTTGCACCTGGTGAATCTTGGGATCCACAAGTGCTTAAACTGTGTCTTCATCATCCTAACGAG GGTGACTTAGGATATCTCTATCTTGATTTGTACTCAAGAAAGGGAAAGTATCCTGGTTGTGCTCATTTTGCAATTAAAGGGGGTCGCAGGATTTCTCAAACAGAATACCAACTTCCT ATTGTAGCTCTTGTTTGTAATTTTTCAGGTTCACGGAATCCGTCAGCGGTAAGGCTTAATCATTGGGAAGTGGAAACCTTATTTCATGAGTTTGGACACGCTCTTCATTCACTGCTTTCAAGAACG GACTACCAACATTTTTCAGGCACAAGAACGGTTCTAGATTTTGCAGAAATACCATCCAACCTCTTTGA ATATTATGCATGGGATTATCGAGTTTTGAAAACATTTGCTAAACACTATTCAACCGGTGATGAAATCCCTCAGAAGCTGGTCGAGTCAATGCTGGGTGCCCAAAATATGTTTGCTGCAACTGGTCTGCAACGTCAG ATCTTCTATGCCCTAGTTGACCAGACACTCTTTGGGGAGCAGCCACTCCCTCTCGGTGGTAGTAGTTCTGTTGTTGCTGAACTGAAAAGACAACATACAAATCTGGAACATGTAGACGGCACACATTGGGAGTCCCGATTTAGTCATCTTCTTAATTATGGTGCAG GGTATTATAGCTACTTGTATGCCAAATGTTTTGCTGCAACCATATGGAAGAAGGTTTGCAAGGAGGATCCGCTATCCCCAATTGCAGGCAGTGCTTTAAGAACAAAATTCTTACAGCATGGAGGAGCCAGAGACCCATCTGCTATATTAAATGATCTAGTACCTGATGGTATATGTAAGTATTATGATGGAGGGATAATCCCTGATATTTCAAGTCTGTGTGAGGAAATGGAAGAGCATCAGTAG
- the LOC127086060 gene encoding mitochondrial intermediate peptidase, mitochondrial isoform X2, whose protein sequence is MKPFKGLENSLVTFLPNPQLPKSCEQWMRSLTPCCILRTADTNCDRRGVCSVVDSAELCRQTHPNREFVEEADKASMKINEYLHYLNTSHDIYDAVKKAELECHMLSEETQRGIKSLRVDMERGGIHLCPEKLDRVNKLDIEISHLCRKYNENIIIDPGTVDIYPSSRFPKNLHHLVKPIYKSKPSLTKDLLGSKDTLKEKGFRITTDSRTLDSVLQLSSDDEIRKMVYIRGNSVPHANVDVLQRLISARHEQAQIMGCGSYAELAVKPNLASSPKVVMSFLLEMSKMVQEKSTEELKLLSKFKREKCGQAGGDIRPWDEAYYTTMMKSSVYKLDSSVVASYFSLSNCIEGLKVLVKSLFGVICHKIPLAPGESWDPQVLKLCLHHPNEGDLGYLYLDLYSRKGKYPGCAHFAIKGGRRISQTEYQLPIVALVCNFSGSRNPSAVRLNHWEVETLFHEFGHALHSLLSRTDYQHFSGTRTVLDFAEIPSNLFEYYAWDYRVLKTFAKHYSTGDEIPQKLVESMLGAQNMFAATGLQRQIFYALVDQTLFGEQPLPLGGSSSVVAELKRQHTNLEHVDGTHWESRFSHLLNYGAGYYSYLYAKCFAATIWKKVCKEDPLSPIAGSALRTKFLQHGGARDPSAILNDLVPDGICKYYDGGIIPDISSLCEEMEEHQ, encoded by the exons ATGAAGCCATTCAAAG GTCTGGAGAACTCGTTAGTTACATTTCTACCAAACCCTCAGCTTCCGAAATCATGCGAGCAATGGATGAGATCTCTGACACC GTGTTGCATATTGCGTACTGCTGACACTAATTGTGATCGCCGTGGT GTTTGTTCTGTTGTTGATTCGGCTGAATTGTGTAGGCAAACCCATCCAAACAg GGAGTTTGTTGAGGAGGCTGACAAGGCATCAATGAAAATTAATGAATATCTACAT TATCTGAACACAAGTCATGATATCTATGATGCGGTGAAGAAAGCCGAGCTAGAATGTCATATGCTTTCTGAGGAAACTCAGAGGGGAATTAAAAGTTTACGAGTTGACATGGAAAGGGGCGGAATTCATCTTTGCCCTG AAAAATTAGATCGAGTAAACAAGCTAGATATTGAAATTTCTCATCTCTGCAGAAA GTACAATGAAAATATTATCATCGACCCAGGAACTGTTGATATATACCCTTCATCTCGCTTCCCCAAAAACTTGCATCATCTTGTCAAGCCTATCTATAAATCAAAACCTTCACTAACTAAGGATTTATTAGGGTCCAAGGACACCCTTAAAGAGAAAGGATTTCGAATTACAACAGATTCACGAACTCTTGATTCTGTGCTGCAGTTGTCGTCAGATGATGAG ATAAGGAAAATGGTATATATACGAGGAAATTCTGTTCCACATGCAAATGTTGATGTCCTACAAAGGCTTATATCTGCTCGTCACGAGCAAGCTCAG ATAATGGGGTGTGGCTCTTATGCCGAACTTGCTGTTAAGCCCAATTTGGCTTCATCGCCGAAAGTTGTAATGTCATTTTTACTTGAAATGAGCAAGATGGTTCAGGAAAAGTCTACAGAG GAGCTCAAGCTACTTTCAAAATTCAAGAGAGAGAAATGCGGTCAGGCTGGTGGAGATATAAGGCCGTGGGATGAAGCCTATTACACGACAATGATGAAATCTTCTGTTTATAAATTGGATTCTTCG GTCGTAGCATCATATTTTTCTTTGTCAAACTGCATTGAGGGTTTGAAGGTTCTAGTGAAGTCGTTGTTTGGTGTTATCTGTCACAAAATCCCTCTTGCACCTGGTGAATCTTGGGATCCACAAGTGCTTAAACTGTGTCTTCATCATCCTAACGAG GGTGACTTAGGATATCTCTATCTTGATTTGTACTCAAGAAAGGGAAAGTATCCTGGTTGTGCTCATTTTGCAATTAAAGGGGGTCGCAGGATTTCTCAAACAGAATACCAACTTCCT ATTGTAGCTCTTGTTTGTAATTTTTCAGGTTCACGGAATCCGTCAGCGGTAAGGCTTAATCATTGGGAAGTGGAAACCTTATTTCATGAGTTTGGACACGCTCTTCATTCACTGCTTTCAAGAACG GACTACCAACATTTTTCAGGCACAAGAACGGTTCTAGATTTTGCAGAAATACCATCCAACCTCTTTGA ATATTATGCATGGGATTATCGAGTTTTGAAAACATTTGCTAAACACTATTCAACCGGTGATGAAATCCCTCAGAAGCTGGTCGAGTCAATGCTGGGTGCCCAAAATATGTTTGCTGCAACTGGTCTGCAACGTCAG ATCTTCTATGCCCTAGTTGACCAGACACTCTTTGGGGAGCAGCCACTCCCTCTCGGTGGTAGTAGTTCTGTTGTTGCTGAACTGAAAAGACAACATACAAATCTGGAACATGTAGACGGCACACATTGGGAGTCCCGATTTAGTCATCTTCTTAATTATGGTGCAG GGTATTATAGCTACTTGTATGCCAAATGTTTTGCTGCAACCATATGGAAGAAGGTTTGCAAGGAGGATCCGCTATCCCCAATTGCAGGCAGTGCTTTAAGAACAAAATTCTTACAGCATGGAGGAGCCAGAGACCCATCTGCTATATTAAATGATCTAGTACCTGATGGTATATGTAAGTATTATGATGGAGGGATAATCCCTGATATTTCAAGTCTGTGTGAGGAAATGGAAGAGCATCAGTAG
- the LOC127086060 gene encoding mitochondrial intermediate peptidase, mitochondrial isoform X3: protein MKINEYLHYLNTSHDIYDAVKKAELECHMLSEETQRGIKSLRVDMERGGIHLCPEKLDRVNKLDIEISHLCRKYNENIIIDPGTVDIYPSSRFPKNLHHLVKPIYKSKPSLTKDLLGSKDTLKEKGFRITTDSRTLDSVLQLSSDDEIRKMVYIRGNSVPHANVDVLQRLISARHEQAQIMGCGSYAELAVKPNLASSPKVVMSFLLEMSKMVQEKSTEELKLLSKFKREKCGQAGGDIRPWDEAYYTTMMKSSVYKLDSSVVASYFSLSNCIEGLKVLVKSLFGVICHKIPLAPGESWDPQVLKLCLHHPNEGDLGYLYLDLYSRKGKYPGCAHFAIKGGRRISQTEYQLPIVALVCNFSGSRNPSAVRLNHWEVETLFHEFGHALHSLLSRTDYQHFSGTRTVLDFAEIPSNLFEYYAWDYRVLKTFAKHYSTGDEIPQKLVESMLGAQNMFAATGLQRQIFYALVDQTLFGEQPLPLGGSSSVVAELKRQHTNLEHVDGTHWESRFSHLLNYGAGYYSYLYAKCFAATIWKKVCKEDPLSPIAGSALRTKFLQHGGARDPSAILNDLVPDGICKYYDGGIIPDISSLCEEMEEHQ from the exons ATGAAAATTAATGAATATCTACAT TATCTGAACACAAGTCATGATATCTATGATGCGGTGAAGAAAGCCGAGCTAGAATGTCATATGCTTTCTGAGGAAACTCAGAGGGGAATTAAAAGTTTACGAGTTGACATGGAAAGGGGCGGAATTCATCTTTGCCCTG AAAAATTAGATCGAGTAAACAAGCTAGATATTGAAATTTCTCATCTCTGCAGAAA GTACAATGAAAATATTATCATCGACCCAGGAACTGTTGATATATACCCTTCATCTCGCTTCCCCAAAAACTTGCATCATCTTGTCAAGCCTATCTATAAATCAAAACCTTCACTAACTAAGGATTTATTAGGGTCCAAGGACACCCTTAAAGAGAAAGGATTTCGAATTACAACAGATTCACGAACTCTTGATTCTGTGCTGCAGTTGTCGTCAGATGATGAG ATAAGGAAAATGGTATATATACGAGGAAATTCTGTTCCACATGCAAATGTTGATGTCCTACAAAGGCTTATATCTGCTCGTCACGAGCAAGCTCAG ATAATGGGGTGTGGCTCTTATGCCGAACTTGCTGTTAAGCCCAATTTGGCTTCATCGCCGAAAGTTGTAATGTCATTTTTACTTGAAATGAGCAAGATGGTTCAGGAAAAGTCTACAGAG GAGCTCAAGCTACTTTCAAAATTCAAGAGAGAGAAATGCGGTCAGGCTGGTGGAGATATAAGGCCGTGGGATGAAGCCTATTACACGACAATGATGAAATCTTCTGTTTATAAATTGGATTCTTCG GTCGTAGCATCATATTTTTCTTTGTCAAACTGCATTGAGGGTTTGAAGGTTCTAGTGAAGTCGTTGTTTGGTGTTATCTGTCACAAAATCCCTCTTGCACCTGGTGAATCTTGGGATCCACAAGTGCTTAAACTGTGTCTTCATCATCCTAACGAG GGTGACTTAGGATATCTCTATCTTGATTTGTACTCAAGAAAGGGAAAGTATCCTGGTTGTGCTCATTTTGCAATTAAAGGGGGTCGCAGGATTTCTCAAACAGAATACCAACTTCCT ATTGTAGCTCTTGTTTGTAATTTTTCAGGTTCACGGAATCCGTCAGCGGTAAGGCTTAATCATTGGGAAGTGGAAACCTTATTTCATGAGTTTGGACACGCTCTTCATTCACTGCTTTCAAGAACG GACTACCAACATTTTTCAGGCACAAGAACGGTTCTAGATTTTGCAGAAATACCATCCAACCTCTTTGA ATATTATGCATGGGATTATCGAGTTTTGAAAACATTTGCTAAACACTATTCAACCGGTGATGAAATCCCTCAGAAGCTGGTCGAGTCAATGCTGGGTGCCCAAAATATGTTTGCTGCAACTGGTCTGCAACGTCAG ATCTTCTATGCCCTAGTTGACCAGACACTCTTTGGGGAGCAGCCACTCCCTCTCGGTGGTAGTAGTTCTGTTGTTGCTGAACTGAAAAGACAACATACAAATCTGGAACATGTAGACGGCACACATTGGGAGTCCCGATTTAGTCATCTTCTTAATTATGGTGCAG GGTATTATAGCTACTTGTATGCCAAATGTTTTGCTGCAACCATATGGAAGAAGGTTTGCAAGGAGGATCCGCTATCCCCAATTGCAGGCAGTGCTTTAAGAACAAAATTCTTACAGCATGGAGGAGCCAGAGACCCATCTGCTATATTAAATGATCTAGTACCTGATGGTATATGTAAGTATTATGATGGAGGGATAATCCCTGATATTTCAAGTCTGTGTGAGGAAATGGAAGAGCATCAGTAG